From one Triticum urartu cultivar G1812 chromosome 3, Tu2.1, whole genome shotgun sequence genomic stretch:
- the LOC125546309 gene encoding probable histone acetyltransferase HAC-like 3 isoform X2, whose translation MMAQALQGIQQQYAPSGLPVQKRYTKETAAQILQLDNMDSDTSPVRLVIKHKIVTYLKGREQFYNLHPRYLLAVSKSIDEQLYKDAESKIDYMDFETLEVRLNALLSRGSFGNSRYALASSASLPTSHSEQLGIEVTDSSIQNGRAVPGSVNPPLPARDISHNVLYSQVGFAPTSHHEAAASFVHSSADKIKQVPESLANATAAPCVSLLPKCSPCIAGDFGGGVPTGHTKYHFPGDVHQVDSQQPSTSGSSSSVSAMCDRTANSTNNNRYSAGQVSSSMQYRECGKVLYTRSHPVEESDQSNITAGCHDLYIHDQSKIRTDIKRECGLEGCMQMDETCFCREKCSTLNTKFSYDQCSCIAADSGNCVSIREAVKGAEQTSNSTVSKPTSPTSDESSGKHHPAKRLRINSPRPVHADKTKFPKELQPAANGTYVSSETVQSETTALPTKSPSGCSLLDSNASNNMEIIRLPETGMQAEEGLCHGNGDIEMKELSCYGNGDIEMKEGLCYGNGDIEMKDSKLGSVDETSLATSLTATKKRGGSILYALSAEELRDHMKSLNQHICLSQVMTEEHPSGLPDQNTCNLCGMERILFEPPPRFCALCFKIINSTGSYYVHVENGVDKASICAKCHHLSTAKFKYEKRSNYAETDAEAEWWVECDKCKAWQHQICALFNPKIADEEVEYTCAKCLLKERDSGDIILPESPTVLGALELPRTKLSDHIEQRLSLRLEHERLQRARASGKDIEEVPGVEGLTVRVVSSAARVLQVQPRFRDFFKDGKYPGEFPYKSKAILLFQKNEGVDVCLFAMYVQEYGSDSPLPNRRHVYLAYIDSVKYFRPETKSASGEALRTFVYHEILIGYLDYCKKIGFVSCSIWACPSTKRDDYVLYCHPTSQKMPKSDKLRSWYQNLIKKAVKDGVVVERNTLYDFFLQPTSDRKASISAACLPYCENDFWPGEAERLLEKKDDSTSQKKEPQVGRLMRVAKRDDRKGNLEDNLEDILLVHKLGEKMRTMKEDFIMLCLQRFCKHCHQPIVSGKSWVCTCCKNFHLCDQCHAEELTAPLKDRHPATTKQKHAFQRIEEEPLPETDDGDPTMESKYFDSRIDFLKHCQDNQYQFDTLRRAKHSTMMILYHLHDSACSACHQAMDQRFAWRCLVCAGCNFCDSCYKQDGEKLHIHKLKQTEQQVLPNYTLQDYLEALVHASKCFCAARTCAFKLCFTMKKLFFHGVRCDTRNRGGCRKCIFMWKLLLTHAKHCGDGACSVPRCRDIKAFFMDKTKMIAGPPCAVECYRIPSK comes from the exons ATGATGGCGCAGGCCCTGCAAGGGATCCAGCAGCAGTATGCGCCGAGTGGCTTGCCTGTCCAGAAACGTTATACAAAGGAGACCGCAGCGCAAATTCTTCAGCTGGATAATATGGATTCGGATACTTCCCCGGTCCGTCTCGTTATCAAGCACAAAAT TGTAACCTACCTGAAAGGAAGGGAGCAATTCTATAACCTGCACCCACGATATCTTCTGGCAGTTTCAAAAAGTATTGATGAGCAGCTTTATAAGGATGCAGAATCAAAG ATCGACTACATGGATTTTGAGACTTTAGAAGTTAGGCTGAATGCTCTTCTCAGTCGTGGATCATTTGGCAACAGTAGATATGCTTTGGCTTCTTCAGCATCTTTACCGACATCACACTCAGAACAGCTTGGGATAGAAGTAACAGATTCAAGTATACAGAATGGTAGAGCTGTACCTGGTTCTGTTAATCCCCCCCTGCCTGCTAGAGACATATCACATAATGTCTTATATTCTCAGG TAGGATTTGCACCAACCAGTCACCATGAAGCTGCTGCCAGCTTTGTTCATTCATCGGCTGATAAGATTAAACAGGTGCCTGAAAGCTTAGCAAACGCCACTGCCGCACCATGTGTGTCATTACTACCAAAATGCAGTCCCTGTATTGCTGGAGATTTCGGTGGTGGAGTGCCAACTGGCCATACAAAATACCATTTCCCAG GCGATGTTCATCAAGTTGATAGTCAACAACCGTCGACATCGGGTAGTTCCAGTTCTGTGTCTGCAATGTGTGATCGAACCGCAAATTCTACAAATAACAACAGATATTCTGCTGGCCAAGTATCATCGTCTATGCAATACAGAGAATGCGGGAAAGTGTTGTATACGCGGAGCCACCCAGTAGAGGAATCAGATCAGTCAAATATCACAGCCGGATGCCACGACTTGTATATCCATGACCAATCTAAAATTCGCACTGACATCAAGAGAGAATGCGGACTTGAAGGATGCATGCAAATGGATGAAACATGTTTCTGCAGGGAGAAATGCTCAACTTTAAACACAAAATTCAGTTATGACCAATGCAGCTGTATTGCTGCTGACTCTGGTAATTGTGTCTCTATAAGAGAGGCAGTGAAGGGAGCCGAACAGACATCAAATAGCACTGTATCAAAACCAACTTCCCCTACTTCGGATGAATCGTCTGGCAAGCATCATCCGGCAAAACGATTGAGGATCAATTCTCCCAGGCCTGTCCATGCTGATAAAACAAAGTTTCCAAAGGAACTACAGCCTGCTGCCAATGGAACTTATGTCTCTTCTGAAACAGTACAGTCTGAAACCACAGCATTACCTACAAAGTCGCCATCTGGCTGTTCCTTGCTGGACAGCAATGCTAGCAATAACATGGAGATAATTAGATTGCCGGAGACTGGTATGCAAGCTGAAGAAGGGTTGTGTCATGGAAATGGTGACATCGAGATGAAGGAATTGTCATGTTATGGAAATGGTGACATCGAGATGAAGGAAGGGCTGTGTTATGGAAATGGTGACATCGAGATGAAGGACTCAAAGCTTGGCTCAGTGGATGAAACATCATTAGCAACCAGCTTAACTGCAACGAAGAAAAGAGGGGGTTCAATACTTTATGCGCTAAGTGCTGAGGAGCTTAGAGATCACATGAAAAGTTTGAACCAACATATTTGTCTG AGCCAAGTGATGACAGAAGAACACCCTTCAGGCTTGCCTGACCAAAATACGTGCAATTTATGTGGGATGGAGAGGATTCTTTTTGAACCTCCTCCACGATTCTGTGCTCTCTGTTTCAAAATAATAAATTCGACCGGATCCTATTATGTTCATGTGGAAAACGGAGTTGATAAGGCTTCAATATGTGCCAAATGTCACCATCTTAGTACTGCAAAATTTAAATATGAGAAGAGATCAAATTACGCGGAAACAGATGCTGAGGCTGAATGG TGGGTTGAGTGCGATAAGTGCAAAGCTTGGCAGCATCAGATATGTGCCCTTTTTAACCCTAAAATTGCAGACGAGGAGGTGGAGTATACATGTGCCAAATGTTTATTGAAGGAGAGGGATAGTGGAGATATAATTTTGCCGGAGTCACCTACTGTTCTAGGAGCATTAGAGTTACCAAGAACTAAACTGAGTGATCATATTGAGCAGAGACTTTCATTGCGGCTTGAGCACGAACGGCTGCAGAGGGCAAGAGCTTCAGGAAAAGACATTGAAGAG GTACCAGGAGTTGAAGGTCTTACTGTTAGAGTGGTTTCTTCAGCTGCAAGAGTGCTTCAAGTCCAACCACGTTTTCGGGATTTTTTTAAAGATGGGAAATATCCCGGGGAATTTCCATACAAATCAAAG GCCATTCTCTTGTTTCAAAAAAATGAAGGTGTGGATGTTTGTCTATTTGCCATGTATGTACAAGAGTATGGTTCTGATAGCCCATTACCAAATCGAAGGCACGTTTATCTTGCATATATCGATTCTGTCAAGTACTTCAGGCCTGAAACCAAATCTGCAAGTGGGGAAGCTCTTCGAACCTTTGTGTACCATGAGATTTTG ATTGGCTATTTGGATTACTGCAAGAAAATAGGATTCGTAAGCTGCTCCATATGGGCTTGCCCATCTACAAAGCGTGATGATTATGTTTTGTATTGTCATCCCACGTCACAAAAAATGCCCAAGTCTGACAAGCTTCGGAGCTG GTACCAGAACTTGATCAAGAAGGCCGTTAAGGATGGTGTAGTTGTGGAGCGTAATACATTGTACGACTTCTTTCTTCAGCCTACCAGTGATCGCAAGGCCAGTATATCTGCAGCATGCTTGCCATACTGTGAGAATGATTTCTGGCCTGGAGAAGCAGAGAGACTCCTTGAGAAGAAAGATGACAGCACCTCACAGAAGAAAGAGCCACAAGTAGGAAGGCTCATGCGTGTTGCCAAACGTGATGACAGGAAAGGAAACCTTGAGGATAACCTTGAGGATATCTTGCTAGTGCACAAA CTTGGAGAAAAGATGCGAACAATGAAAGAAGACTTCATTATGCTTTGTCTGCAGCGGTTTTGCAAGCATTGCCACCAACCTATTGTGTCTGGTAAAAGTTGGGTTTGTACCTGCTGCAAAAACTTCCATCTTTGTGACCA aTGCCATGCAGAGGAGCTAACTGCTCCACTAAAGGACCGGCATCCAGCTACAACAAAACAAAAGCATGCATTTCAAAGA ATAGAGGAAGAACCTCTTCCAGAGACTGATGATGGAGATCCAACAATGGAAAGCAAGTATTTTGACAGCAGAATCGATTTCTTGAAGCACTGTCAAGACAATCAATACCAGTTTGATACACTCCGACGGGCAAAACACTCAACAATGATGATTCTTTATCATCTACATGATTCAGCTTGTTCTGCTTGTCACCAGGCCATGGATCAACGATTTGCGTGGCGGTGCCTGGTTTGTGCCGGCTGCAATTTTTGCGATTCATGTTATAAACAAGACGGTGAAAAATTGCACATTCATAAACTCAAACAGACGGAGCAACAAGTATTACCAAACTATACTCTACAG GACTATCTTGAGGCTTTGGTGCATGCATCAAAATGCTTCTGTGCTGCGCGTAC
- the LOC125546309 gene encoding probable histone acetyltransferase HAC-like 3 isoform X3 — protein MMAQALQGIQQQYAPSGLPVQKRYTKETAAQILQLDNMDSDTSPVRLVIKHKIVTYLKGREQFYNLHPRYLLAVSKSIDEQLYKDAESKIDYMDFETLEVRLNALLSRGSFGNSRYALASSASLPTSHSEQLGIEVTDSSIQNGRAVPGSVNPPLPARDISHNVLYSQGFAPTSHHEAAASFVHSSADKIKQVPESLANATAAPCVSLLPKCSPCIAGDFGGGVPTGHTKYHFPGDVHQVDSQQPSTSGSSSSVSAMCDRTANSTNNNRYSAGQVSSSMQYRECGKVLYTRSHPVEESDQSNITAGCHDLYIHDQSKIRTDIKRECGLEGCMQMDETCFCREKCSTLNTKFSYDQCSCIAADSGNCVSIREAVKGAEQTSNSTVSKPTSPTSDESSGKHHPAKRLRINSPRPVHADKTKFPKELQPAANGTYVSSETVQSETTALPTKSPSGCSLLDSNASNNMEIIRLPETGMQAEEGLCHGNGDIEMKELSCYGNGDIEMKEGLCYGNGDIEMKDSKLGSVDETSLATSLTATKKRGGSILYALSAEELRDHMKSLNQHICLSQVMTEEHPSGLPDQNTCNLCGMERILFEPPPRFCALCFKIINSTGSYYVHVENGVDKASICAKCHHLSTAKFKYEKRSNYAETDAEAEWWVECDKCKAWQHQICALFNPKIADEEVEYTCAKCLLKERDSGDIILPESPTVLGALELPRTKLSDHIEQRLSLRLEHERLQRARASGKDIEEVPGVEGLTVRVVSSAARVLQVQPRFRDFFKDGKYPGEFPYKSKAILLFQKNEGVDVCLFAMYVQEYGSDSPLPNRRHVYLAYIDSVKYFRPETKSASGEALRTFVYHEILIGYLDYCKKIGFVSCSIWACPSTKRDDYVLYCHPTSQKMPKSDKLRSWYQNLIKKAVKDGVVVERNTLYDFFLQPTSDRKASISAACLPYCENDFWPGEAERLLEKKDDSTSQKKEPQVGRLMRVAKRDDRKGNLEDNLEDILLVHKLGEKMRTMKEDFIMLCLQRFCKHCHQPIVSGKSWVCTCCKNFHLCDQCHAEELTAPLKDRHPATTKQKHAFQRIEEEPLPETDDGDPTMESKYFDSRIDFLKHCQDNQYQFDTLRRAKHSTMMILYHLHDSACSACHQAMDQRFAWRCLVCAGCNFCDSCYKQDGEKLHIHKLKQTEQQVLPNYTLQQDYLEALVHASKCFCAARTCAFKLCFTMKKLFFHGVRCDTRNRGGCRKCIFMWKLLLTHAKHCGDGACSVPRCRDIKAFFMDKTKMIAGPPCAVECYRIPSK, from the exons ATGATGGCGCAGGCCCTGCAAGGGATCCAGCAGCAGTATGCGCCGAGTGGCTTGCCTGTCCAGAAACGTTATACAAAGGAGACCGCAGCGCAAATTCTTCAGCTGGATAATATGGATTCGGATACTTCCCCGGTCCGTCTCGTTATCAAGCACAAAAT TGTAACCTACCTGAAAGGAAGGGAGCAATTCTATAACCTGCACCCACGATATCTTCTGGCAGTTTCAAAAAGTATTGATGAGCAGCTTTATAAGGATGCAGAATCAAAG ATCGACTACATGGATTTTGAGACTTTAGAAGTTAGGCTGAATGCTCTTCTCAGTCGTGGATCATTTGGCAACAGTAGATATGCTTTGGCTTCTTCAGCATCTTTACCGACATCACACTCAGAACAGCTTGGGATAGAAGTAACAGATTCAAGTATACAGAATGGTAGAGCTGTACCTGGTTCTGTTAATCCCCCCCTGCCTGCTAGAGACATATCACATAATGTCTTATATTCTCAGG GATTTGCACCAACCAGTCACCATGAAGCTGCTGCCAGCTTTGTTCATTCATCGGCTGATAAGATTAAACAGGTGCCTGAAAGCTTAGCAAACGCCACTGCCGCACCATGTGTGTCATTACTACCAAAATGCAGTCCCTGTATTGCTGGAGATTTCGGTGGTGGAGTGCCAACTGGCCATACAAAATACCATTTCCCAG GCGATGTTCATCAAGTTGATAGTCAACAACCGTCGACATCGGGTAGTTCCAGTTCTGTGTCTGCAATGTGTGATCGAACCGCAAATTCTACAAATAACAACAGATATTCTGCTGGCCAAGTATCATCGTCTATGCAATACAGAGAATGCGGGAAAGTGTTGTATACGCGGAGCCACCCAGTAGAGGAATCAGATCAGTCAAATATCACAGCCGGATGCCACGACTTGTATATCCATGACCAATCTAAAATTCGCACTGACATCAAGAGAGAATGCGGACTTGAAGGATGCATGCAAATGGATGAAACATGTTTCTGCAGGGAGAAATGCTCAACTTTAAACACAAAATTCAGTTATGACCAATGCAGCTGTATTGCTGCTGACTCTGGTAATTGTGTCTCTATAAGAGAGGCAGTGAAGGGAGCCGAACAGACATCAAATAGCACTGTATCAAAACCAACTTCCCCTACTTCGGATGAATCGTCTGGCAAGCATCATCCGGCAAAACGATTGAGGATCAATTCTCCCAGGCCTGTCCATGCTGATAAAACAAAGTTTCCAAAGGAACTACAGCCTGCTGCCAATGGAACTTATGTCTCTTCTGAAACAGTACAGTCTGAAACCACAGCATTACCTACAAAGTCGCCATCTGGCTGTTCCTTGCTGGACAGCAATGCTAGCAATAACATGGAGATAATTAGATTGCCGGAGACTGGTATGCAAGCTGAAGAAGGGTTGTGTCATGGAAATGGTGACATCGAGATGAAGGAATTGTCATGTTATGGAAATGGTGACATCGAGATGAAGGAAGGGCTGTGTTATGGAAATGGTGACATCGAGATGAAGGACTCAAAGCTTGGCTCAGTGGATGAAACATCATTAGCAACCAGCTTAACTGCAACGAAGAAAAGAGGGGGTTCAATACTTTATGCGCTAAGTGCTGAGGAGCTTAGAGATCACATGAAAAGTTTGAACCAACATATTTGTCTG AGCCAAGTGATGACAGAAGAACACCCTTCAGGCTTGCCTGACCAAAATACGTGCAATTTATGTGGGATGGAGAGGATTCTTTTTGAACCTCCTCCACGATTCTGTGCTCTCTGTTTCAAAATAATAAATTCGACCGGATCCTATTATGTTCATGTGGAAAACGGAGTTGATAAGGCTTCAATATGTGCCAAATGTCACCATCTTAGTACTGCAAAATTTAAATATGAGAAGAGATCAAATTACGCGGAAACAGATGCTGAGGCTGAATGG TGGGTTGAGTGCGATAAGTGCAAAGCTTGGCAGCATCAGATATGTGCCCTTTTTAACCCTAAAATTGCAGACGAGGAGGTGGAGTATACATGTGCCAAATGTTTATTGAAGGAGAGGGATAGTGGAGATATAATTTTGCCGGAGTCACCTACTGTTCTAGGAGCATTAGAGTTACCAAGAACTAAACTGAGTGATCATATTGAGCAGAGACTTTCATTGCGGCTTGAGCACGAACGGCTGCAGAGGGCAAGAGCTTCAGGAAAAGACATTGAAGAG GTACCAGGAGTTGAAGGTCTTACTGTTAGAGTGGTTTCTTCAGCTGCAAGAGTGCTTCAAGTCCAACCACGTTTTCGGGATTTTTTTAAAGATGGGAAATATCCCGGGGAATTTCCATACAAATCAAAG GCCATTCTCTTGTTTCAAAAAAATGAAGGTGTGGATGTTTGTCTATTTGCCATGTATGTACAAGAGTATGGTTCTGATAGCCCATTACCAAATCGAAGGCACGTTTATCTTGCATATATCGATTCTGTCAAGTACTTCAGGCCTGAAACCAAATCTGCAAGTGGGGAAGCTCTTCGAACCTTTGTGTACCATGAGATTTTG ATTGGCTATTTGGATTACTGCAAGAAAATAGGATTCGTAAGCTGCTCCATATGGGCTTGCCCATCTACAAAGCGTGATGATTATGTTTTGTATTGTCATCCCACGTCACAAAAAATGCCCAAGTCTGACAAGCTTCGGAGCTG GTACCAGAACTTGATCAAGAAGGCCGTTAAGGATGGTGTAGTTGTGGAGCGTAATACATTGTACGACTTCTTTCTTCAGCCTACCAGTGATCGCAAGGCCAGTATATCTGCAGCATGCTTGCCATACTGTGAGAATGATTTCTGGCCTGGAGAAGCAGAGAGACTCCTTGAGAAGAAAGATGACAGCACCTCACAGAAGAAAGAGCCACAAGTAGGAAGGCTCATGCGTGTTGCCAAACGTGATGACAGGAAAGGAAACCTTGAGGATAACCTTGAGGATATCTTGCTAGTGCACAAA CTTGGAGAAAAGATGCGAACAATGAAAGAAGACTTCATTATGCTTTGTCTGCAGCGGTTTTGCAAGCATTGCCACCAACCTATTGTGTCTGGTAAAAGTTGGGTTTGTACCTGCTGCAAAAACTTCCATCTTTGTGACCA aTGCCATGCAGAGGAGCTAACTGCTCCACTAAAGGACCGGCATCCAGCTACAACAAAACAAAAGCATGCATTTCAAAGA ATAGAGGAAGAACCTCTTCCAGAGACTGATGATGGAGATCCAACAATGGAAAGCAAGTATTTTGACAGCAGAATCGATTTCTTGAAGCACTGTCAAGACAATCAATACCAGTTTGATACACTCCGACGGGCAAAACACTCAACAATGATGATTCTTTATCATCTACATGATTCAGCTTGTTCTGCTTGTCACCAGGCCATGGATCAACGATTTGCGTGGCGGTGCCTGGTTTGTGCCGGCTGCAATTTTTGCGATTCATGTTATAAACAAGACGGTGAAAAATTGCACATTCATAAACTCAAACAGACGGAGCAACAAGTATTACCAAACTATACTCTACAG CAGGACTATCTTGAGGCTTTGGTGCATGCATCAAAATGCTTCTGTGCTGCGCGTAC
- the LOC125546309 gene encoding probable histone acetyltransferase HAC-like 3 isoform X1 yields MMAQALQGIQQQYAPSGLPVQKRYTKETAAQILQLDNMDSDTSPVRLVIKHKIVTYLKGREQFYNLHPRYLLAVSKSIDEQLYKDAESKIDYMDFETLEVRLNALLSRGSFGNSRYALASSASLPTSHSEQLGIEVTDSSIQNGRAVPGSVNPPLPARDISHNVLYSQVGFAPTSHHEAAASFVHSSADKIKQVPESLANATAAPCVSLLPKCSPCIAGDFGGGVPTGHTKYHFPGDVHQVDSQQPSTSGSSSSVSAMCDRTANSTNNNRYSAGQVSSSMQYRECGKVLYTRSHPVEESDQSNITAGCHDLYIHDQSKIRTDIKRECGLEGCMQMDETCFCREKCSTLNTKFSYDQCSCIAADSGNCVSIREAVKGAEQTSNSTVSKPTSPTSDESSGKHHPAKRLRINSPRPVHADKTKFPKELQPAANGTYVSSETVQSETTALPTKSPSGCSLLDSNASNNMEIIRLPETGMQAEEGLCHGNGDIEMKELSCYGNGDIEMKEGLCYGNGDIEMKDSKLGSVDETSLATSLTATKKRGGSILYALSAEELRDHMKSLNQHICLSQVMTEEHPSGLPDQNTCNLCGMERILFEPPPRFCALCFKIINSTGSYYVHVENGVDKASICAKCHHLSTAKFKYEKRSNYAETDAEAEWWVECDKCKAWQHQICALFNPKIADEEVEYTCAKCLLKERDSGDIILPESPTVLGALELPRTKLSDHIEQRLSLRLEHERLQRARASGKDIEEVPGVEGLTVRVVSSAARVLQVQPRFRDFFKDGKYPGEFPYKSKAILLFQKNEGVDVCLFAMYVQEYGSDSPLPNRRHVYLAYIDSVKYFRPETKSASGEALRTFVYHEILIGYLDYCKKIGFVSCSIWACPSTKRDDYVLYCHPTSQKMPKSDKLRSWYQNLIKKAVKDGVVVERNTLYDFFLQPTSDRKASISAACLPYCENDFWPGEAERLLEKKDDSTSQKKEPQVGRLMRVAKRDDRKGNLEDNLEDILLVHKLGEKMRTMKEDFIMLCLQRFCKHCHQPIVSGKSWVCTCCKNFHLCDQCHAEELTAPLKDRHPATTKQKHAFQRIEEEPLPETDDGDPTMESKYFDSRIDFLKHCQDNQYQFDTLRRAKHSTMMILYHLHDSACSACHQAMDQRFAWRCLVCAGCNFCDSCYKQDGEKLHIHKLKQTEQQVLPNYTLQQDYLEALVHASKCFCAARTCAFKLCFTMKKLFFHGVRCDTRNRGGCRKCIFMWKLLLTHAKHCGDGACSVPRCRDIKAFFMDKTKMIAGPPCAVECYRIPSK; encoded by the exons ATGATGGCGCAGGCCCTGCAAGGGATCCAGCAGCAGTATGCGCCGAGTGGCTTGCCTGTCCAGAAACGTTATACAAAGGAGACCGCAGCGCAAATTCTTCAGCTGGATAATATGGATTCGGATACTTCCCCGGTCCGTCTCGTTATCAAGCACAAAAT TGTAACCTACCTGAAAGGAAGGGAGCAATTCTATAACCTGCACCCACGATATCTTCTGGCAGTTTCAAAAAGTATTGATGAGCAGCTTTATAAGGATGCAGAATCAAAG ATCGACTACATGGATTTTGAGACTTTAGAAGTTAGGCTGAATGCTCTTCTCAGTCGTGGATCATTTGGCAACAGTAGATATGCTTTGGCTTCTTCAGCATCTTTACCGACATCACACTCAGAACAGCTTGGGATAGAAGTAACAGATTCAAGTATACAGAATGGTAGAGCTGTACCTGGTTCTGTTAATCCCCCCCTGCCTGCTAGAGACATATCACATAATGTCTTATATTCTCAGG TAGGATTTGCACCAACCAGTCACCATGAAGCTGCTGCCAGCTTTGTTCATTCATCGGCTGATAAGATTAAACAGGTGCCTGAAAGCTTAGCAAACGCCACTGCCGCACCATGTGTGTCATTACTACCAAAATGCAGTCCCTGTATTGCTGGAGATTTCGGTGGTGGAGTGCCAACTGGCCATACAAAATACCATTTCCCAG GCGATGTTCATCAAGTTGATAGTCAACAACCGTCGACATCGGGTAGTTCCAGTTCTGTGTCTGCAATGTGTGATCGAACCGCAAATTCTACAAATAACAACAGATATTCTGCTGGCCAAGTATCATCGTCTATGCAATACAGAGAATGCGGGAAAGTGTTGTATACGCGGAGCCACCCAGTAGAGGAATCAGATCAGTCAAATATCACAGCCGGATGCCACGACTTGTATATCCATGACCAATCTAAAATTCGCACTGACATCAAGAGAGAATGCGGACTTGAAGGATGCATGCAAATGGATGAAACATGTTTCTGCAGGGAGAAATGCTCAACTTTAAACACAAAATTCAGTTATGACCAATGCAGCTGTATTGCTGCTGACTCTGGTAATTGTGTCTCTATAAGAGAGGCAGTGAAGGGAGCCGAACAGACATCAAATAGCACTGTATCAAAACCAACTTCCCCTACTTCGGATGAATCGTCTGGCAAGCATCATCCGGCAAAACGATTGAGGATCAATTCTCCCAGGCCTGTCCATGCTGATAAAACAAAGTTTCCAAAGGAACTACAGCCTGCTGCCAATGGAACTTATGTCTCTTCTGAAACAGTACAGTCTGAAACCACAGCATTACCTACAAAGTCGCCATCTGGCTGTTCCTTGCTGGACAGCAATGCTAGCAATAACATGGAGATAATTAGATTGCCGGAGACTGGTATGCAAGCTGAAGAAGGGTTGTGTCATGGAAATGGTGACATCGAGATGAAGGAATTGTCATGTTATGGAAATGGTGACATCGAGATGAAGGAAGGGCTGTGTTATGGAAATGGTGACATCGAGATGAAGGACTCAAAGCTTGGCTCAGTGGATGAAACATCATTAGCAACCAGCTTAACTGCAACGAAGAAAAGAGGGGGTTCAATACTTTATGCGCTAAGTGCTGAGGAGCTTAGAGATCACATGAAAAGTTTGAACCAACATATTTGTCTG AGCCAAGTGATGACAGAAGAACACCCTTCAGGCTTGCCTGACCAAAATACGTGCAATTTATGTGGGATGGAGAGGATTCTTTTTGAACCTCCTCCACGATTCTGTGCTCTCTGTTTCAAAATAATAAATTCGACCGGATCCTATTATGTTCATGTGGAAAACGGAGTTGATAAGGCTTCAATATGTGCCAAATGTCACCATCTTAGTACTGCAAAATTTAAATATGAGAAGAGATCAAATTACGCGGAAACAGATGCTGAGGCTGAATGG TGGGTTGAGTGCGATAAGTGCAAAGCTTGGCAGCATCAGATATGTGCCCTTTTTAACCCTAAAATTGCAGACGAGGAGGTGGAGTATACATGTGCCAAATGTTTATTGAAGGAGAGGGATAGTGGAGATATAATTTTGCCGGAGTCACCTACTGTTCTAGGAGCATTAGAGTTACCAAGAACTAAACTGAGTGATCATATTGAGCAGAGACTTTCATTGCGGCTTGAGCACGAACGGCTGCAGAGGGCAAGAGCTTCAGGAAAAGACATTGAAGAG GTACCAGGAGTTGAAGGTCTTACTGTTAGAGTGGTTTCTTCAGCTGCAAGAGTGCTTCAAGTCCAACCACGTTTTCGGGATTTTTTTAAAGATGGGAAATATCCCGGGGAATTTCCATACAAATCAAAG GCCATTCTCTTGTTTCAAAAAAATGAAGGTGTGGATGTTTGTCTATTTGCCATGTATGTACAAGAGTATGGTTCTGATAGCCCATTACCAAATCGAAGGCACGTTTATCTTGCATATATCGATTCTGTCAAGTACTTCAGGCCTGAAACCAAATCTGCAAGTGGGGAAGCTCTTCGAACCTTTGTGTACCATGAGATTTTG ATTGGCTATTTGGATTACTGCAAGAAAATAGGATTCGTAAGCTGCTCCATATGGGCTTGCCCATCTACAAAGCGTGATGATTATGTTTTGTATTGTCATCCCACGTCACAAAAAATGCCCAAGTCTGACAAGCTTCGGAGCTG GTACCAGAACTTGATCAAGAAGGCCGTTAAGGATGGTGTAGTTGTGGAGCGTAATACATTGTACGACTTCTTTCTTCAGCCTACCAGTGATCGCAAGGCCAGTATATCTGCAGCATGCTTGCCATACTGTGAGAATGATTTCTGGCCTGGAGAAGCAGAGAGACTCCTTGAGAAGAAAGATGACAGCACCTCACAGAAGAAAGAGCCACAAGTAGGAAGGCTCATGCGTGTTGCCAAACGTGATGACAGGAAAGGAAACCTTGAGGATAACCTTGAGGATATCTTGCTAGTGCACAAA CTTGGAGAAAAGATGCGAACAATGAAAGAAGACTTCATTATGCTTTGTCTGCAGCGGTTTTGCAAGCATTGCCACCAACCTATTGTGTCTGGTAAAAGTTGGGTTTGTACCTGCTGCAAAAACTTCCATCTTTGTGACCA aTGCCATGCAGAGGAGCTAACTGCTCCACTAAAGGACCGGCATCCAGCTACAACAAAACAAAAGCATGCATTTCAAAGA ATAGAGGAAGAACCTCTTCCAGAGACTGATGATGGAGATCCAACAATGGAAAGCAAGTATTTTGACAGCAGAATCGATTTCTTGAAGCACTGTCAAGACAATCAATACCAGTTTGATACACTCCGACGGGCAAAACACTCAACAATGATGATTCTTTATCATCTACATGATTCAGCTTGTTCTGCTTGTCACCAGGCCATGGATCAACGATTTGCGTGGCGGTGCCTGGTTTGTGCCGGCTGCAATTTTTGCGATTCATGTTATAAACAAGACGGTGAAAAATTGCACATTCATAAACTCAAACAGACGGAGCAACAAGTATTACCAAACTATACTCTACAG CAGGACTATCTTGAGGCTTTGGTGCATGCATCAAAATGCTTCTGTGCTGCGCGTAC